Proteins encoded by one window of Rutidosis leptorrhynchoides isolate AG116_Rl617_1_P2 chromosome 7, CSIRO_AGI_Rlap_v1, whole genome shotgun sequence:
- the LOC139858808 gene encoding uncharacterized protein — MENNDLDYVLVPAGLVVMVVYHVWLIYEIRHKPASTVVGMNAINRRFWVTSMMEDTQKTGVLAVQTLRNNIMASTLLASTAIMLSSLIAVLMTSGARSTSTANDHHWIGLTFGEGTKLRLTIKFFSILVCFLVSFLMNIQSIRYYSHASMLINVPYKKITNFTSQRLTADYVGSTVNLGSYFWSLGLHAFYFSFPLFLWLFGAIPMFICTILLVFMLYFLDVTFDLGWVPDTNATDEETG; from the exons ATGGAAAATAATGATTTGGACTACGTGTTAGTGCCTGCAGGATTGGTAGTGATGGTTGTGTATCATGTGTGGCTAATTTATGAAATACGTCACAAGCCTGCTAGCACCGTTGTTGGTATGAACGCAATTAATCGTCGATTTTGGGTCACCTCTATGATGGAG GACACACAAAAGACCGGAGTCCTAGCAGTACAAACATTGAGAAACAACATTATGGCATCCACACTGTTAGCCTCTACAGCCATCATGCTCAGCTCCCTAATCGCCGTCCTCATGACCAGTGGAGCCCGCAGCACTAGTACCGCCAACGACCACCATTGGATTGGTCTTACATTCGGTGAAGGAACCAAACTGCGGTTAACAATCAAGTTCTTTAGCATTTTGGTCTGTTTTTTGGTCTCCTTTTTGATGAACATTCAGTCGATTAGATACTACAGCCACGCGAGCATGCTCATCAATGTTCCTTACAAAAAAATCACCAATTTCACTAGTCAACGTCTCACTGCTGACTACGTTGGATCAACCGTTAACTTGGGGAGTTACTTTTGGTCGTTAGGCCTTCACGCTTTCTACTTTTCGTTCCCTTTGTTCTTGTGGCTATTTGGGGCTATACCTATGTTTATTTGCACCATTTTGTTGGTTTTTATGTTGTATTTTCTTGATGTCACTTTTGATCTTGGTTGGGTACCTGATACGAATGCTACAGATGAGGAAACTGGTTGA